One window of the Capnocytophaga haemolytica genome contains the following:
- a CDS encoding aldose epimerase family protein has translation MKVNITKSLFGEYLGQTVYEYTLHSEQGITVKVLNLGGIITEIDVKDKHGIVKNVVLGYNRLEDYIGNGAYAGALVGRTAGRIAGAQFTIDGTTYHLAKNNGENAIHGGVEGLTAKVFAVKELPHGIELTYTSPDGEEGYPAKVDFKVQYTLTAENTLCLTYEAIADKKTYLNLTNHSYFNLAGDLETNGDTQVLTIDADRLCELREGLIPTGKLLEVAGTTFDLRAGKVIADGIAEGHPQFEITRAYDHPFVLNRSGLGGTPQLSLYSPHSGIELKVFTTQRVAVVYTGNFLDEVLPFDRTVSGAKHTKNARFLGVAIEMQDFPNGINEPAFDVQPLEKGAIYKQQTLLQFDVKTK, from the coding sequence ATGAAAGTAAATATCACTAAAAGTCTGTTCGGGGAGTACCTCGGACAGACTGTCTATGAGTATACGCTCCACAGCGAGCAGGGGATTACCGTGAAGGTGCTCAACCTCGGGGGCATCATCACTGAGATTGACGTAAAGGACAAGCACGGCATAGTTAAGAACGTAGTGCTGGGCTACAATCGCTTAGAGGATTACATCGGCAATGGAGCTTATGCAGGTGCCTTAGTGGGCAGGACAGCAGGGCGCATTGCAGGGGCACAGTTCACCATTGACGGCACTACTTACCACTTGGCAAAGAACAATGGCGAGAATGCTATCCACGGAGGCGTAGAGGGGCTTACGGCTAAGGTGTTTGCCGTGAAGGAGCTGCCTCATGGCATTGAGCTTACCTACACCAGTCCTGATGGGGAGGAAGGCTACCCTGCCAAGGTGGACTTCAAGGTGCAATACACCCTCACAGCTGAGAATACCTTGTGCCTTACTTATGAGGCCATCGCAGATAAGAAGACTTACCTCAACCTCACTAACCACAGCTACTTCAACCTCGCAGGCGACTTAGAGACTAATGGCGACACTCAAGTACTCACCATCGATGCTGACCGCCTCTGTGAACTACGTGAGGGTTTGATTCCTACGGGGAAACTCTTAGAGGTGGCGGGCACTACCTTTGACCTCAGAGCAGGCAAAGTGATCGCTGATGGCATCGCTGAGGGACACCCACAGTTTGAGATCACAAGGGCTTATGATCATCCCTTTGTACTCAATCGCAGTGGCTTGGGCGGCACACCACAGCTCAGCCTCTACTCCCCTCACAGTGGCATAGAGCTAAAGGTATTCACCACCCAGCGTGTGGCAGTGGTCTACACAGGCAACTTCTTAGACGAGGTGCTGCCCTTTGACCGCACTGTCAGCGGCGCAAAGCACACTAAGAACGCCCGTTTTTTAGGCGTAGCCATTGAGATGCAAGACTTCCCTAATGGCATCAATGAACCTGCCTTTGACGTACAACCTCTTGAGAAGGGAGCGATCTACAAACAGCAAACCCTCTTGCAATTTGACGTAAAAACTAAATAA
- a CDS encoding aminoglycoside phosphotransferase family protein, protein MKEIAKQFVLEGNVLSVEPYGNGHINYTYLIQTDKARYILQGINSNVFKTPEMIISNIELLWETEPKNTVILNMMKTKGGKHAVMAEGNLWRAFPFAEGYQTFEFIEEPWQAEKAGRAYASFLKTFANIDTQRLQATIRDFHNGLKRFAALEAAYAQAKPARKEKAQHLYDFALAHKVIFERIHKAVDDGLIPIRVTHNDTKINNVLIHKDNPDEFKVIDLDTVMQGILLYDFGDFVRTSVSPTEENELDDSKIIFNTEFFEAICKGFSVMKDVMSPTEKQLIVDGAKYMIFIIGVRFLTDYFNNDVYFKISFEDENYIRARNQFVLLQRLEDKEPELRAIAKKYFD, encoded by the coding sequence ATGAAAGAAATAGCAAAACAATTTGTATTGGAAGGCAATGTACTTTCTGTGGAGCCTTATGGCAATGGACACATCAATTACACTTATCTCATACAGACTGATAAGGCGCGCTATATCCTGCAAGGGATTAATAGCAATGTGTTCAAGACACCTGAGATGATTATCAGCAACATTGAGCTACTGTGGGAGACTGAGCCTAAGAATACGGTCATTCTCAATATGATGAAGACCAAAGGGGGCAAACACGCCGTGATGGCTGAGGGCAACCTTTGGCGTGCCTTCCCTTTTGCTGAGGGTTACCAGACCTTTGAGTTTATCGAAGAGCCTTGGCAAGCCGAGAAAGCAGGGAGAGCGTATGCCTCTTTCCTCAAAACCTTTGCCAACATTGATACCCAACGCTTGCAGGCTACCATTCGCGACTTCCACAACGGACTGAAACGCTTTGCAGCTCTCGAAGCTGCTTATGCACAAGCAAAGCCTGCCCGCAAAGAGAAAGCACAACACCTATACGACTTTGCCTTAGCCCACAAGGTGATCTTTGAGCGTATACACAAGGCGGTAGATGATGGGCTTATCCCTATCCGCGTAACCCACAACGACACCAAGATCAACAACGTACTCATTCACAAAGATAATCCCGATGAGTTTAAGGTCATCGACTTAGATACTGTGATGCAAGGTATCTTGCTGTACGACTTTGGCGACTTTGTACGTACCTCTGTGAGCCCCACAGAAGAGAATGAGCTTGACGATAGTAAGATTATCTTTAATACCGAGTTCTTTGAGGCCATCTGCAAAGGCTTCTCGGTGATGAAAGATGTAATGAGTCCGACTGAGAAGCAGCTCATCGTTGATGGAGCTAAGTATATGATCTTCATCATAGGTGTGCGCTTCCTTACTGACTACTTCAATAACGACGTCTATTTTAAGATCTCTTTTGAAGATGAGAACTACATCCGCGCACGCAACCAGTTTGTGCTTTTACAACGCTTAGAAGACAAAGAGCCTGAACTGAGAGCCATTGCAAAGAAGTATTTTGATTAG
- a CDS encoding galactokinase, with translation MELKELKQKFATVFGNECEDVFFAPGRVNLIGEHTDYNGGNVFPCAIDRGTFALVKRRSDNKLRMYSENFANLGVMEFTLDNLVNDKSHDWANYPKGMIKFFIEEGHKIDKGFDVLFYGNIPNGAGLSSSASIEVLTGTVLKHLFGLSIDPVQIALLGQKTENKFIGVNCGIMDQFAVAMGKKDNAILLDCNTLKYAYVPVVLKDELIVISNTNKRRGLADSKYNERRGECEQALKELQTKLNIKALGELSIEEFEANKDLIKDPVRLKRAKHAVYENQRTLKAQKELSAGNLEAFGKLMNQSHESLRDDYEVTGKELDTLVELAWAQAGVVGSRMTGAGFGGCTVSIVKKDKVDDFVKNVGAAYKDKIGYEADFYVVQVSEGARKL, from the coding sequence ATGGAATTAAAAGAATTAAAACAAAAGTTTGCCACAGTATTTGGCAATGAATGTGAGGATGTATTTTTTGCCCCAGGTAGGGTAAATCTGATTGGTGAGCACACCGACTATAACGGCGGGAATGTATTCCCTTGCGCTATCGACCGAGGTACGTTTGCCTTAGTGAAACGCCGCAGTGACAACAAGCTTAGAATGTACTCTGAGAACTTTGCCAACTTGGGCGTAATGGAGTTCACTCTGGATAATCTCGTAAACGACAAGTCGCACGATTGGGCTAACTACCCTAAAGGAATGATAAAGTTCTTCATCGAAGAGGGACATAAGATAGACAAGGGCTTTGACGTCTTATTCTATGGCAATATCCCTAATGGTGCAGGCCTCTCTTCATCAGCTTCTATAGAAGTACTCACAGGCACCGTGCTTAAGCACCTCTTTGGCTTGAGCATTGACCCTGTGCAGATTGCCCTTTTAGGCCAGAAGACTGAGAACAAGTTCATCGGTGTGAACTGTGGTATTATGGATCAGTTTGCAGTAGCGATGGGCAAGAAAGACAACGCCATTCTGCTCGACTGCAACACGCTCAAGTATGCTTACGTGCCTGTGGTACTCAAAGATGAGCTTATCGTAATCTCTAACACTAACAAGCGCCGTGGTCTCGCCGACTCTAAGTACAACGAACGCCGTGGCGAGTGTGAGCAAGCATTGAAAGAACTGCAAACAAAGCTCAACATCAAGGCACTCGGCGAACTCTCTATTGAGGAATTTGAGGCTAACAAAGACCTCATCAAAGACCCCGTACGCCTTAAGAGAGCTAAACACGCCGTTTATGAAAACCAACGCACACTCAAGGCTCAAAAAGAGCTATCAGCAGGCAACTTAGAGGCTTTTGGCAAACTGATGAACCAATCACACGAGTCGCTGAGAGATGACTATGAAGTTACAGGTAAGGAACTCGATACTTTGGTAGAACTCGCTTGGGCACAAGCTGGGGTAGTAGGCTCACGTATGACGGGCGCAGGCTTTGGCGGCTGCACCGTGAGCATCGTAAAGAAAGACAAGGTAGATGACTTCGTGAAGAACGTTGGGGCTGCTTATAAAGACAAGATCGGCTATGAGGCTGATTTCTACGTAGTGCAGGTGAGTGAAGGTGCACGCAAACTATAA
- a CDS encoding glycosyltransferase family 9 protein, producing MKHIAVFRMSAMGDVAISVPVITAFTEQYPEVKITYVTRPMFAPMFAHLPNVELFTAELKGRHKGLCGLYRLYCELHCKEIDGVADIHNVLRSNIIKFFFKRKRIPFEQIDKGRKEKRALTRAKNKVFAPLKPSYERYADVFARLGFPIDLSDTYLVPHPQVSDTVAQLLTDGVRIGVAPFASFAGKEYPFKRMCEVIMRLSELHPEGKIYVFGGGESDEMKVQYLDLPNVVNMVGRLCFKQELELISHLDVMLSMDSGNGHLSAMYGVPTLTVWGVTHPYAGFYPYGQPDSYAILADRQQFPLIPTSVYGKTFPKGYEKVFDSIPVERIVEKVESVLAGHTDNEAYTYTEI from the coding sequence ATGAAACATATTGCAGTTTTTAGAATGTCGGCAATGGGGGATGTGGCTATCAGTGTGCCTGTGATTACAGCCTTTACTGAGCAATACCCCGAGGTGAAGATCACCTATGTTACACGCCCTATGTTTGCACCTATGTTTGCGCATTTACCTAATGTAGAGCTATTTACGGCGGAGCTCAAAGGCAGGCATAAGGGGCTGTGTGGGCTCTATCGGCTCTATTGCGAGCTGCACTGTAAAGAGATTGACGGCGTGGCGGATATCCACAATGTGCTGCGCTCGAATATCATAAAGTTCTTTTTTAAGAGGAAGCGGATTCCTTTTGAGCAGATTGACAAGGGGCGTAAGGAAAAGCGTGCGCTCACACGTGCGAAGAACAAGGTGTTCGCACCGCTAAAACCTTCTTATGAGCGTTATGCGGATGTGTTTGCGCGTTTGGGTTTCCCGATTGACCTTTCGGATACGTACCTTGTGCCACATCCTCAGGTGAGCGATACGGTGGCACAGTTGCTGACCGATGGGGTGCGCATAGGGGTGGCTCCCTTTGCGTCTTTTGCGGGGAAAGAATATCCTTTTAAGCGGATGTGCGAGGTGATTATGCGGCTTTCGGAGTTGCACCCTGAGGGTAAGATTTACGTCTTTGGCGGCGGTGAGAGTGATGAGATGAAGGTGCAGTACCTCGACCTACCCAATGTGGTGAATATGGTCGGGCGCTTGTGTTTTAAGCAGGAGTTAGAGCTGATTTCGCACTTGGACGTAATGCTCTCGATGGATAGCGGCAACGGGCACCTCTCGGCGATGTATGGTGTGCCTACCCTTACGGTATGGGGCGTAACGCATCCTTATGCGGGGTTCTACCCTTATGGGCAACCCGATAGTTATGCCATACTTGCGGACAGGCAGCAGTTCCCGCTCATACCCACTTCGGTGTATGGAAAGACCTTCCCCAAGGGCTATGAGAAAGTGTTTGACAGTATTCCTGTGGAGAGAATCGTGGAGAAGGTAGAGAGCGTGCTTGCGGGGCATACGGACAATGAGGCATACACATATACAGAAATATAA
- a CDS encoding PhoH family protein, whose amino-acid sequence MNELTLELTDLSPQQFFGEDEVNIKAIKAHYAKLKIVARGNKILAFGEEILLKEFHQKVEQLIAYCAKYNRLDERIIERILTSNSQETIEEAAKGEGDVLLHGVSGKIIRPQTKNQTKLVELIKKNDMVFAVGPAGTGKTYVGVALAVRALKEKQVKRIVLTRPAVEAGENLGFLPGDMKEKLDPYMQPLYDALRDMIPHEKLSGFIEAGIIEIAPLAFMRGRTLDNAFIILDEAQNTTHAQMKMFLTRMGRNAKFMITGDPGQIDLPRKTTSGLKEALLILKNVKGIGMLHLDDKDVVRHPLVRSIIDAYKTVEEASVNP is encoded by the coding sequence ATGAATGAACTTACTTTAGAACTCACAGATCTTAGTCCTCAACAGTTTTTTGGAGAGGATGAGGTAAATATTAAGGCTATCAAAGCTCATTATGCCAAGTTAAAAATTGTGGCACGAGGCAATAAAATACTCGCCTTTGGAGAGGAAATACTACTAAAAGAATTTCATCAGAAAGTGGAGCAACTGATAGCGTATTGTGCAAAATACAATCGTTTGGATGAGCGAATTATAGAGCGAATACTCACCTCTAATAGCCAAGAAACGATTGAAGAAGCAGCCAAAGGCGAAGGCGATGTGCTCTTACACGGGGTCAGTGGCAAGATCATCCGCCCACAGACCAAGAACCAAACCAAACTCGTAGAGTTGATAAAGAAGAACGATATGGTCTTTGCAGTGGGGCCAGCGGGTACGGGCAAGACTTATGTGGGCGTTGCTTTGGCGGTGCGGGCATTGAAGGAGAAACAAGTAAAACGCATAGTGCTCACGCGTCCTGCGGTAGAAGCGGGCGAGAATCTCGGCTTCCTCCCTGGTGATATGAAAGAGAAGCTCGACCCTTATATGCAACCGCTTTACGATGCGCTCAGGGATATGATTCCACACGAGAAGCTCAGTGGCTTTATTGAGGCAGGCATCATTGAGATTGCCCCGCTGGCTTTTATGCGTGGACGCACACTCGACAATGCTTTTATCATATTAGACGAGGCGCAGAACACTACCCACGCACAGATGAAGATGTTTCTCACCCGTATGGGGCGCAATGCTAAGTTTATGATCACGGGCGACCCTGGGCAGATCGACCTACCGCGTAAAACCACCTCTGGCCTGAAAGAGGCGTTACTCATCCTCAAGAACGTGAAGGGCATTGGTATGTTGCATTTGGACGATAAAGACGTAGTACGTCACCCATTGGTAAGGAGCATTATTGATGCTTATAAAACAGTAGAGGAAGCATCTGTAAATCCATAG
- a CDS encoding YciI family protein, giving the protein MFIIDLTYKKPLTEVDKHRSAHIEFLTKYYNAGKFITSGAKKPRVGGVILAQHCTAEEVQEIITHDPFYVNAIADYTITEFATSKYCESFASCADEDTK; this is encoded by the coding sequence ATGTTTATAATAGATTTGACTTATAAGAAGCCGCTTACAGAAGTGGATAAACACCGCAGTGCCCATATTGAGTTTCTGACAAAGTATTACAATGCGGGTAAGTTTATTACCTCAGGGGCAAAGAAGCCACGAGTAGGCGGGGTGATTCTCGCACAACATTGTACGGCAGAAGAAGTACAGGAAATTATCACACACGATCCTTTCTATGTGAATGCTATTGCCGATTATACAATTACAGAGTTCGCCACCTCCAAGTACTGTGAGAGCTTTGCTTCTTGTGCTGATGAGGATACAAAGTAA
- a CDS encoding AsmA family protein, translating to MKKYLIRTLKITGIVLGALLAFLIIFPMVYPEYVTEKIKKLANDNLNGEINFSRAKLSFFSHFPALTLNLENFLLKGSEPFTQDTLVSVKRIDLGIDVPSLIFSKKIDIEAIYLKEPFINIQVNKQGRASYNVYKSSGEETENAESDDTRLKLQRIDIKNAKLIYDDKSTDIYIKATGFNYLGKGDLAESIFDLKTKADIASLDFLFGGEAYLKNKHVKAELITQINTNSLAFIFQQNDLLINRLPVDFKGKLDFLSNGYDMDFTINAKDCALDDVFTALPPQFTQWHKKATLTGRTDLYFAMKGQYIASQSLSPDIELKMRVRDASVAYEGVPAKAEHIQLNLSTRLPSLDVNKLQVTLDSLYFDIGKEYFSGKLQLDGLQPPVIAAKVRAKVDLAKVMQLTGQNDYQLRGMLLANLTAKGRYEPEQRLFPVTKGTLHFTEGHVKTPYYPHPITNIAFKGDISNSDGTMKSLAVHLTPATFTFEGEPFTLNASLENFDDIRYDIDAKGVLNIAKIYHVFHQKGLDLEGYARADLSLKGTQSDATAGRYHLLQNKGVVELRNIKTTTEYLPLPFVIQQGVFRFHQDDMHFTNFRATYGQSDFVMNGRMQNAINFALTKGQVLRGTFSLSSQHINVDEFMAQETESREQRVESGEQREVNKEQSSKGVVIVPKDFDFNLNANLKNVFFHGLTVHNLRGNTRLRKGVLALNNVGFNIIGVSAHINASYGDETPERAHFAFKVDAENFDVQRAYKEVKLFREMVTMAKDAYGIISVKYNLKGKLDGEMTPIYPSLEGGGTLSVKDVKLKGFKLFNIISQKAGTDALKDANLTTIDINSTIKNNLITIERFKFKVSGFRPRIEGQTSFDGALNLKMRLGLPPLGIIGIPIKVTGTTEHPKIGLGRKSKDLEETEYDSRTGNEGETDKSTK from the coding sequence ATGAAGAAATACCTTATCCGCACCCTTAAAATCACAGGGATTGTGCTCGGTGCGCTCTTGGCGTTCCTCATCATCTTTCCGATGGTGTACCCTGAGTACGTTACTGAGAAAATCAAGAAATTAGCGAACGACAATCTCAACGGCGAGATTAACTTCTCGCGGGCAAAGCTCAGTTTCTTTAGTCATTTCCCTGCGCTGACGCTCAATTTAGAGAATTTTCTGCTGAAAGGCTCAGAGCCTTTTACGCAGGATACCTTAGTGAGCGTAAAGCGCATTGACTTGGGTATTGATGTGCCTTCATTGATTTTCTCCAAGAAGATTGATATAGAGGCTATTTATCTGAAAGAACCGTTCATCAATATTCAGGTGAACAAGCAGGGTAGGGCGAGCTACAACGTTTATAAATCCAGCGGTGAGGAGACGGAGAACGCAGAGAGTGATGATACGCGGCTGAAACTCCAACGTATTGATATAAAGAATGCAAAGCTCATTTACGACGATAAGTCCACCGACATATACATCAAGGCTACGGGCTTTAACTACTTAGGCAAAGGCGACTTGGCGGAGTCGATTTTCGATCTGAAAACCAAGGCAGACATCGCCTCGCTCGACTTTCTCTTCGGGGGAGAGGCGTACCTAAAGAATAAGCACGTAAAGGCGGAGCTCATCACACAGATCAACACCAATTCGTTGGCCTTTATCTTTCAGCAGAACGACCTGCTCATCAATCGCTTGCCTGTGGACTTCAAAGGAAAGCTCGACTTCCTCAGCAATGGCTACGATATGGATTTTACCATCAATGCAAAGGATTGTGCCTTAGACGATGTCTTTACCGCTTTGCCGCCGCAGTTTACGCAATGGCATAAGAAAGCCACCCTGACGGGGCGCACGGATCTGTACTTTGCTATGAAGGGTCAGTATATCGCTTCACAGAGTTTGAGTCCTGATATAGAGTTGAAAATGCGCGTGCGCGATGCCTCAGTGGCATACGAGGGCGTACCCGCCAAGGCTGAACATATACAGCTAAACCTCTCGACGCGCTTGCCTTCATTAGATGTCAACAAGCTACAAGTAACCCTTGACTCGCTCTATTTTGACATAGGGAAGGAGTATTTTTCGGGTAAATTGCAGCTCGATGGTTTGCAGCCCCCTGTTATTGCTGCCAAAGTGCGTGCAAAGGTAGACCTTGCCAAGGTGATGCAGCTCACGGGTCAGAATGATTACCAGCTACGGGGTATGCTGCTAGCGAACCTCACTGCTAAGGGGCGTTACGAGCCTGAGCAGCGACTTTTCCCCGTTACCAAAGGGACACTCCACTTCACTGAGGGGCACGTGAAGACCCCTTACTACCCCCATCCGATTACCAACATAGCCTTTAAGGGGGATATCTCCAATAGTGATGGTACGATGAAGAGTCTTGCGGTACATCTCACTCCTGCGACTTTTACCTTTGAGGGAGAACCATTTACGCTCAATGCCTCCTTGGAGAATTTTGACGATATTCGCTATGATATCGATGCCAAAGGGGTACTCAATATTGCGAAGATATACCACGTATTTCACCAGAAAGGGTTGGACTTGGAGGGGTATGCTCGAGCAGATCTCAGCTTAAAAGGCACCCAGAGCGATGCTACAGCAGGGCGATACCACCTATTGCAAAACAAGGGCGTAGTGGAGTTGCGCAACATCAAGACCACTACGGAGTACCTACCCTTGCCCTTTGTAATACAGCAAGGCGTTTTCCGTTTTCATCAGGACGATATGCACTTTACGAACTTTCGGGCTACTTATGGTCAGTCGGACTTTGTGATGAACGGGCGTATGCAGAATGCTATCAACTTTGCTTTGACAAAGGGGCAGGTGCTACGAGGCACCTTCTCGCTGAGTTCGCAGCATATCAATGTAGATGAGTTTATGGCACAGGAGACAGAGAGTAGAGAGCAAAGAGTAGAGAGTGGAGAGCAGAGAGAAGTGAATAAAGAGCAAAGCTCAAAAGGAGTGGTTATAGTGCCCAAGGACTTTGATTTTAATCTCAATGCGAATTTGAAGAATGTGTTCTTTCATGGGCTGACGGTTCACAATCTGCGGGGCAATACGCGGCTGCGCAAGGGGGTGCTCGCGCTGAATAACGTAGGCTTTAACATCATCGGTGTGTCGGCACACATCAATGCCTCTTATGGTGATGAAACCCCTGAGCGTGCCCACTTTGCCTTTAAGGTAGATGCAGAGAACTTTGATGTGCAGCGCGCTTATAAGGAAGTAAAACTCTTCCGCGAGATGGTAACGATGGCAAAGGATGCTTATGGGATTATCTCTGTTAAATACAACCTCAAAGGCAAGCTCGATGGAGAGATGACGCCTATCTACCCTTCCTTAGAAGGCGGAGGAACGCTCTCAGTGAAAGATGTGAAGCTCAAAGGATTTAAGCTCTTCAACATCATCAGTCAGAAGGCAGGAACCGACGCACTAAAAGATGCCAACCTCACTACGATTGACATCAACAGCACGATTAAGAACAATCTGATCACCATTGAGCGATTCAAGTTTAAGGTCTCAGGCTTTCGTCCGCGTATAGAGGGGCAAACGAGTTTTGACGGAGCACTCAACCTAAAGATGCGTTTAGGGCTGCCACCGTTAGGTATTATCGGCATTCCTATCAAAGTAACAGGCACCACCGAGCATCCTAAGATAGGCTTAGGCAGGAAGAGCAAGGACTTAGAGGAGACGGAGTATGACTCACGGACAGGAAACGAAGGAGAAACGGACAAATCTACCAAATAA
- a CDS encoding sugar phosphate nucleotidyltransferase, translated as MTTLVVLAAGLGSRFGSDKQLEDVHNGNALFNYGLYDAIEAGFDNIVLIIRTEIDQMTKEHLKDRFKGIPITFVYQDQHNPKGIERKKPWGTGHAMLCVKDVVKNPFLIINADDYYGKEGFKLMHDALEQGKPKTFFSGGYLLKNTLSDNGTVSRGICEVDANHHLQSIVEATKLRRVDDQTAIDEETGKTYPLSTYVSMNFWGFTHDILDIADRMFVDFVAAHRDDPKSEFFIPLVVQHAIEKDGYTLEVLPNHDNWFGMTYHEDLDIVSKEIKRLTAEGLYPEHF; from the coding sequence ATGACAACATTAGTAGTTTTAGCGGCTGGTTTAGGTAGCAGGTTCGGATCAGATAAGCAGTTAGAGGATGTGCACAACGGCAATGCCCTATTCAATTATGGGCTGTATGATGCTATTGAGGCTGGTTTTGACAATATCGTGCTCATCATCCGCACAGAAATAGACCAGATGACCAAAGAGCACCTCAAAGACCGCTTCAAAGGTATACCCATCACCTTCGTATACCAAGACCAGCATAATCCAAAAGGCATTGAGCGCAAAAAACCTTGGGGCACGGGGCACGCGATGCTCTGCGTGAAGGATGTAGTGAAGAACCCTTTCCTCATCATCAATGCCGATGACTATTACGGCAAAGAAGGCTTTAAGTTGATGCACGATGCCCTTGAGCAAGGCAAGCCTAAGACTTTCTTTTCAGGGGGCTATCTGTTGAAGAATACCCTCAGCGACAACGGCACCGTATCACGTGGTATCTGTGAAGTGGATGCCAATCACCATCTGCAATCGATCGTAGAAGCTACCAAACTCCGCCGTGTAGACGACCAAACTGCTATTGACGAAGAGACAGGCAAGACTTATCCGCTTAGCACCTACGTATCGATGAACTTCTGGGGATTTACTCACGATATTTTGGATATTGCCGACCGTATGTTTGTAGACTTTGTAGCTGCCCATAGAGATGACCCTAAGAGTGAGTTCTTTATTCCGTTAGTGGTGCAACACGCTATTGAGAAAGACGGCTACACTCTTGAGGTGCTACCAAACCACGACAATTGGTTCGGTATGACTTACCACGAAGATTTAGATATTGTAAGCAAAGAAATTAAGAGATTGACAGCTGAAGGGCTGTATCCTGAACATTTTTAA
- a CDS encoding type II 3-dehydroquinate dehydratase produces MKKIGIINGVNLNLLGKRETDIYGNTSFEQYFKQLKGLYPQMELSYYQSNIEGALVSQLQEWGFTYDGIVLNAGAYTHTSIALADAIKAITTPVVEVHISNTFAREAFRHHSYLSPVVAGIIVGFGLKSYNLAIESFI; encoded by the coding sequence ATGAAGAAAATAGGCATTATCAATGGGGTGAATCTCAACCTCTTGGGCAAGCGTGAGACCGACATTTATGGGAATACGTCTTTTGAGCAGTATTTTAAACAACTGAAAGGACTATACCCACAGATGGAGCTATCCTATTACCAGAGCAATATCGAAGGGGCGTTAGTGAGTCAATTGCAGGAGTGGGGATTTACTTACGACGGGATTGTGCTCAATGCGGGGGCGTATACTCACACCTCGATAGCCCTTGCCGATGCGATCAAAGCCATTACGACCCCTGTGGTGGAGGTGCATATCAGCAATACGTTTGCGCGTGAGGCTTTTAGACACCACTCGTACCTTTCGCCTGTGGTGGCGGGCATCATCGTGGGCTTTGGGTTGAAGAGTTACAACTTAGCGATTGAAAGTTTTATATAG